ACTCCGGCTCAGGTGAAGAGTCCTTGGCGCACTTGGGCAGCCATGAATTCAAGATTGGAGTAGACGAGCTTCTGAGAAGCATGCTTACAGATATCCCTTGATGGGAAGTGAAAAACCCTTTTAACAGAGTAAAGAGACCGACATAAAGCAAGCACCGAGCAGAGCATTTTGTAGAGACTTTATAAGATGAAATCTGAACCGTTGGATTACGTGACAAAAACAATACTGACAATACTGATGTGTTACTATGTGCTGTCGTTACCGTTTAAGCCCATCTATCAAACCTGTAAGTATAGCGGAATACGGACTCCAGTGGAGCGACACGTTGGCGTGATCTTGTGGGAGATGGGCCCACCACTGGATGGGAAGGGGGAATTTATGAAGGGTTTTGTTTGGTTAGGGAGAATGGACGGTGGAAGATTGATATTgggaaatgacaaaaatgataGAACTGTATGTATGTGATAATTGAATTATTGTCTAAACAGAGATTGACACGTATGTTGGTACGAGTTGAAAGATGATTAGAAAAAGACTTGCCATGATTTTCACTTTacaatttccacccaaggtatttCTCAcacaaggtatgctgtaatgacaagtttctaccctttaattatagaaatatcaaatattcaCCCATAaccgattaaatttaacagaaccttaacacttaaaaattttatctctttttggccccctaaactttaaaaactaaaattttttcttagtctaagttttaaaaaataacagtttcaccctaaggtttggttttgaaatctctggtgacctctccggctccattgccgacggcctctccctctcgaagcatcctttccttccggcgatctctttcctcccatttggagggtcGATCCGCATCGGAGACGCATTGGGAGACAAAAAActtcgtcagggaagacgaagttcttcgtcttcccaaacgaagacaaagctgtcctctgggaagacgaagaacttcgtctttccCGACAAAGTTATTCGTCTCCCAAGacgtctccgacgtcgatcggccctccaaatgggaagaaagagatcgtcgaaaggagaggatatctcgggagggagagaccgtcgacaatggagctggagaggtcaccggagatttcaaaaccaaaccctagggtgaaactgccattttttaaaacttagactgagagaaaattttagttttcaaagtttagggggttaaaaatatattatattttagtttattttttaatattatagagaaaatgacgattttacacttaccaccgttatttttaactggTCATAGATGGGtatttagtgtttccatagttaaaggatggaaatttgtcattacagcataccttgggtgggaaatagtcgtttggcctttagaTTTGGTAGTCGTACCTACACCCCATGTCCCTTAGCAGACTCGATAGCTTTATGTTGTTACGtgagatatttatataataatcaaacgGCCATAAGGCTTATTCTCATCCAATGTAtttaaaaacacacacacacacacacacacacacacacacacacacacacacacacacatatatatatatatatatatatatatatatatatatatatatatatatatatatatatatatatatatcagattttaaaattttaaatatttatttataaataattaaaattaattaaaattattaattataagagataaaattattatttttaacttgcccccaaactttttgaaacttttttcacCCCTCCCCCCCATTTCTAAGGTTCCATCTTTGGTGACTCTATGGAATCCAACTACCGGTTGATCTTCTCATCGAATCATCGACTCTTTCATCTTTGGTGGTTCGAGGCTTTGAATTGTTTGTCGAATCGTCTGTTCTTTCATCTTCGTTTTAGCTATTCTGAAATCAAGGATTAGCTATGAATCATCGATTGCACCGAAAGAAACGAAGATTAGCATCAAACGTTCatctttgtttgatgaaattgttATCAATGGGAAGGCCGAtggcaaaagaagaagatggtACGAAGGCCAATTGAAGGTAGGAACGGATTTCAGTTgttagagaaagaagagaaaactttaagaaaaaaagtgaattttttaaaatttaatcttataagagaatagttagtttttttaaattaaaaaagaaaaacgaaataaactttgaaaattttaggatttagtagtaaaataatgattatacCCTTTATAACTAAtgattttggttaattttaacaaactatgagtttttaagtttttcaaactccgcatgtatgttttggaactaggctaaaccttaggtgggaataaggcTTTCGGCCTAATCAAATTGTGAGGGTTTATATTAACAGTAATTAACGGCCCTAATTCTATACATATGtagtcaaataatttaattaaatcccTGATCTTTCGATAACCTTTAATCTCTAACTCTAACCCTCTTATGAAGTATTTTACACTTAAAACttgaaatcaaacatattaatgAGTGGCCAAATGGTATAACATATACTAGTCTAAGTTGGTAAAGGATTTTCAAGTTGTAAGGATGCATAAATAAGTGAAGAACGATATACAAACAGGgcgccaaaaaaaaaaaaaacgcatcacatatttattttgtgggGGTGGGGTGGTGGTGTGGGGCTGGCGGCGTGTTATCCACACCCGTAAGGTCAGGCAGTTTGTAAGTTTATTCATACCCACAGGGTCGGGTGCAGGTTCCGAAAATATTACCCACAAAACTTGATCTGTAATCAACACATATCCATTTTATCTATACACGTTATAACTTGACCCATACTTAGCTTACCTATACACCaggtataattatataataactggttaatttgttttgtttgtacCAGTTTGGACATGTAATATTAGGCACCAATGATTCTGAGAGAGCTTCTGTCTTTCacctagggatggcaatggggaggggcggggaggggatatcaatccccgtccccgtccccgtaagggatatcaatccctgtccccgccccgtccccgttacgaggataaaaaataatccccgtcccctccccgtgAAGGAAAATCTCCTCTCCATGCCCAcgggaaaaaatcccctccccatccccgccccgtccccgtggggaaaaatcccctccccatccccgccccgtccccgcgggaaaaaatcccctcccaatacccgtaaatataaattttaattcttttatgtatttcaataaataaaataaatcatattctcccaaaatatcacttgctacaagagctacaaaatattcattattattttagttcaaatacaaagttttcataaaatctaacaatatgcaataatcaatctcttcattagtagctcttcatgtatgtgatttagggtaattttataataacattaaatttaacactttttattcatttcaattgattttatcaagtttataatttgttttttttttgtgtaaaacctggtggattgactaactaagttttgaagttgaaataaaattaatttggtgcatttgcattttatgataataagaTTCTGgggtctttttaatatattagattaatagttcagaaattagtaaaagttgataattgataattcaaaaattagtaaaattaaagttataattttaataaatcataatgtaaaaatttctagaacttaatagtttagaagttattatattaatatattagatttaaggggtgggaaggggtggggtggggtggggaggggatgggccgggccgggccggggaggggaggggaggggaggggcggggcggggcggggaggggaggggaggggaggggcggggcggggaaaTATGTATCCCTGTCCCtgacccgtccccgattacgaggatttttttcatccccaccCCCGCCCTTTTCCctgtttttatcggggaatctcCTCTCCGTTAGGAtcggggagggtcggggcccctaaaatcgggtccaaattgtcatctctacttTCACCATTGAAAATCCGAACGCTGGATTTGAACCAACCAGATTACATTGGCACCGTATCATGCCCTAAATATTtgcataataatttaaaacagcCAGGCTCCAGGTGCTTTTCATTTCCTCATTTGAAAAATGTAACCAAGTCAAACTGTCAAAGTAGCCTCACCTTCGAGATTTCCCAAGAATTTTATGGGGTCCCAGTCAAGATATTTTATGGCAAAGACCTGGGCCTTATTGTTGGGAAGTTGAAAAACAGTAGACTGCCGACCTTTGGTAATTCCAGCACCACTCAAATCAGCCAGACAGCTCAGGAACCACCTGATGCAACACACAAGAAAATAACACTGAAGCCAGCCCTTCTGGAAATCAATCATATGCCTTCCTTTGCCCTCTACCTGTGATTCAATCTCATTATCAGATATCTTCCGATGCCCAAAGGCTGCATTTCCATATaaccagagaaaaaaaaatgtacgACATTATGCAAAAGAATTTTAGCGACAAAAAagcattttgtattttattaagagtttaaaatttGGTTCACTACAAGTTACACATGCGAATCCCTCAGGAACCAACGGAAGATGAAGTCAAGCAAGTTTCTGATCACCATGCATGTAAACAACAATGAATTTTCCCCATGTAATCCTAAAATTGCTTCAAGTGTTACATATATACAGGATAAATGCTTCTAGTCATCTTCTAAATCTTGATCCCCTGTTTCGTCTACCATTATTCCTCTTATCAAATGCCGAAGCCCAGAAAAATAGAGACATCCAGAATAGAACCGCAAGGAAGATCTGAATACGATCTTGAAGTCTGGAGAAGCCTGTGAAAAGCAATATATCAGAAAATACCAACAAGAGAAACACAGTTCCAAAAAAATACAGCAGTAATTATGAATTTCAAAACTCAAGTGAGAAAGGGAAGATTCAGTCAGATAAAAGAGGCTTAATTTTATCAGCAATTAAACTCTTATACCTAACGACATAAAATTATGAACTAAACAACAGAGCATGCTAAGTTCACTATTTATGTTACAAAAATTGGTTAATTCCTGACCTCCACACCATCCACTAACTCAAATGAAGTATCATggtattatttatcataatcaTGGCAACACACCTAAGTGATAGTTCACATTGAAACCATGCACAAAGTTGGGGTCAGTACCTACTCTCATTGGGACGGTTATCATCTTATTTGGTACTAATCTTGAAGTCACTGAATCTAGAAGCTTCAAGTTCTCACCATAAGATATCATGAAAGCATATATTTCTACAAAAATTGCACGATTCACAAACATCTTCCATGTTACAAACAAGTCAGTACCTTAGTTGTTCTCATTATCACAAACTAATAAACAAGGGGAATGAAACACAAAATAGCATCAGGGCCTATACAAATTTCCCAACTTCTCAATACTTGGAACCACTATTAACCTTTTCTTCCTATATCAGCCACAAATTAATCATGTTTTGGCCCAGATGCTTATGGTTGAGTCAGAAGCTCCAAGCTTTGCACTGACTCAAGAAGATGCTTAATCGACAACAGAAATTCTAGAATCTTGATCAGAAGCTTTACTACATCCATAGTGCCTCTCATCAGCCGTTGCCAGGCTGGTTAAAACGTCGAAAGAGGGTGATTTCTGATATGATAATTTCCGAAAGTTACGGAAAGGTTGGTTTGTGATTAAGAAAATCGAAACTGACCTAAACATCAGGGGTGGTTTCAGAAATTCTCCCAAATTTCTGtgaatatttcatttaaaacattttcataCATCCATTCGCCACTGTAACTAAAAAAATTCCAATAAATAATTTGCATAAAGCGCCAAATTACGtatcaatttaaacaaattaaaatcacagAAGATGAATAAGAAAATGCAAACTAACCACTGAGCTGGATGGGATCTTGTTGGGGATGAGGGTCGGACGGAGGCGGTCCGGGGCTAGCGGCGAGGCAACGACGGAAACGTGGAGCAGAGGGAGGCAAATGGATAAGTTGGAGAGATGGACGACGGGGATGAGGCAGAGACAAAATGGACGATGGAGGTTGATTTGTGTGGAAATGCGTAAACGGTGATCTAAGGGGTGTGTTTATCTTGATCGTCGCCGTCGTTGGAGAAAGAAGGTCCatcttgatttgatttatttttttatcttgagTCTGTGTGTGATATACTGATTAAGCGAGAGTCTGAACTGGGTTGGGCTTACAATTGCTGATTGTTGGgcttaaattttacaaatatttatgtttatcaaaccaataaaaacccctatccatatttttttttatatataatttaaatatataaataataaatcatcctatgattaaataattttaaattaaaaataaattaatatctaattatatataataaattatttatatatataaattataaataaaaaatatatacacaatattatttttattaaacttaattataatcaattgattaaaattagattagatATCAATCAGATAAAAGAGACGGTTTGGTCTAATAGACGGTAAGAGTGTTTGATGGTCATAATTGTGTGCATCATGCAACTAATTCACATTTACGTAGGAACTTGCATCATACATATTTTCTCATGGTTATTTATCATATGAATCTATTCGTCGATGTTGTatgaatatacaaatttttttaaatttggataattaattaaaagtaccAAATTAAATGGGTTCACAAAAATTGATCAACTTTTTAGTGGCTAAAGGTTATAATCAAAACCTaaatttaaataccaaaatatttGTACCCCACAACCTTTCTTACAAAGTTctaaaattctcattttcacATTGTCACTCAAATTCTAATATTgagatttcaaaattaaaaataaaattttattatatctaaatatttatgtGAATATggactcaaaattttatttatttgataattgcCTATTATTTTTAGtgtgttgaatttatttgataatttcaaaGTGTATTTCTATATCAAAAACATTTTACTATGCGAGaggtaaattaatttttttttaaactttgatattgaagatgaaaatacaaaaataatggtTAATTAGGaatttttgaaatgattaaactttttagattatatatattaaaaattttaattaagaaataatattttaccatTTAGGGATTAATCAACATGTTAAGTTTGGTTATTATTTCGGTATATTATATAGGGTAATGAAGTAGGACCCATGGTAATAAAATGCAATAAGTTAAAAGCAaagataaaatggtaaaaatcaTTTCAAGCACAACTTTTAACGGAGTAGTTCTATTAATGAGCAAACCTCTTTATATTGGCTCTAAgcttaatgattttaatataagcatgaaactaaaaaattgtcaatGAATGGAGACTTATCAATATCatagatgatgaagatgttaattgttttattagTCTTAGCAATTGTgagaatttattcttatttatatgaCAAGTACCCCTAAATCAAGATATGACTACTAACATTGATATTCAATATGTAAGATATAATTTACACGAACATATAACTTTTATCTAAGTCACAGGATCATTACAggttataaaatactgaattaaaattctttatagttatataaatatttaaaaagtcaTACACTCTGAAAATTTGAATTCGTACAGATATCAAGAATACCTATATCGAATGATTAGTTTTTTGCTCAGAAAACCTCgatgaatgataatttttaataggtaaaattataatatattgattttatagtACATATCTAATCGATATATAGTAGGTCATTAAATTCTCAATTAAAGGTTCAATAAACCTTAAGATTCATATCAGTATTGTTTACCAAACTCATaatctttaaatgttttaaatttaattttattgattatttaaattcatctataaactgatataaaacaatttaattacctgattttattaaactaaaattatgatCAATATTAGTTTACATTAGAAAATTTCCAACACAATAGTTGTATAATGAAGCAGTAGACAATGATGGTTTACAGGCGGTTGAACATGAAGAGATAAATACCCATATAGATTTTGATAAAGATGAGACAATGAGTTTGCATGATGTTGATATATTGTTAACTATAGTGGATGGGTTCATgtagataaagaaaatattctGACTTATGCCTCCTAACGCCTTATCTGTGGCAAATGCTTGATTTCCTagccaattttccaatttcAAGCCAAAAAAATTGACTCGCTCAAATACTTTTTCATCCATTATGAACCAACTTTAACTCGACAAAGGCAACATCCATAGCATCACAACaatcacaaaattaaaatctctAGTATAAATCATTAATCATTTTATACTAagaattttggttgaaaaatgGTTACAGTTTTTTGATAGGCGAATTCATCAaacattatttaacattttttaatacctacagtgttggttgattttaatgtaccccctaaattttgctATATTAACATTGCCCACTTTTGAAACTTGAGGGTGCAAGTACAACCAGACTAGATTATGTGTTGGATGTATCATGTGCATGCATAGCATTTATTCTCCTATTCATAGCATTTATTCTGTCTTGGGCACAACAAGACTAGATTCAACAACCCATTTAATTTTAGAGTTGAACAATCAGAAGAAGACAGGATGGCTATCACATTTCAATGCCACCTCAATTTAAGATACAACTGGAAAGAAAATGCAGATGCaataactttcataaaattaaCATGTTAATTTAAAGCCAggcatattttttatttttttatttttttatgagtaaatcaaatcaaattctaataCATTATTAGTTTTACTTacctctaaattttaatttcttcgtAAAAACTCATATTCTGCTGTCCAGTAAGTGATTTACAAACCATCCATTTGATGGTTTGTAATGTGACCATGAATTTATGATCATCATGGATAGCTCACAGTACTCTgtcttattattaaatttaattcattgaAGCGAAATGGCTATCACATTTGTCTTTTCCCCTGCCAGGGGAGAAAAAAAGAATCACTAGTCTTTTCATTATACAGTATCCATGAATTAAAAATGAGGAAAACGAAGGCAATTTTCTACCCAGAAAAATTCTCTGAAACACCGCATCTAATTTATAAATAGCAATTATTAACATGCATTACATTATCTTAATAAATATACGTCACAGTATCATCGATCTTACACAAAACACACAACAAGATGATGATGAACAGAAAAAGATACCTTCTTCCCACACAGATTCACCTAATCATTGTTCATCTGTCgaagatgataataataataataataataataatattttattttctaaggTTCAAAGAGCTTATTGCCGCATTTGCATTTCCATGTTTGGAGATAGTAACTTTCATCGTCTTCAAGATCATGAAATGATTTTGGTGCTGATCTCGGTCGACCCTTTTTATCGTCATGAGAAATTACAAGAGTTGCAGTACACGGCCTGCAATTGGAGCATTTGTGAACACAAGTTGGAGGCCTTGATCCCAACCTCTTTTTCATCTCAGAAAAACTCTTTCCATCTCCTGAAACTGCAGACACTACAACAAAAGAAAACCAAGACGATATGCAAGTTTTAAGACTAATAACATATGTAGACGATGAGTAGGTTTAAATGTTAATTGATTCTGTACCTGATTTGAGTGACAGAAACGCGAGGAGCAAAAAGATGAAAGCTACAGTGAGAAGTGCTGCTTTTGAGCCAAGTGGGTAGTTTTTTCTTGAAGGATCCATCACCATGATTTGATGGagttttctttttgcttttttttcttttctgaaagGTTACAGTGAAGAAAGGGATGTGAAGAGAGACGTTGAAAAAGGATTGGATATATCGATATGGGATTGGGATCAATGATTAAACTAGAAAAGGAATGGATGCGCAAGAGCATATATTTACAAATGTACAGTATTTTCCAAACACTGTTTTGCCTGTAGAAGAGGAAACATGACTCTGATTCAATGGGTTTCTCACCTATCAAACGCCTTCACtgtgttaaaaatattacttcatTCCCCCTCCTCTTGGTCCCCTTCGGAAACTGGTGAAAAACTGCGAACTTTAGGCCTTTCTGAATGACTCCAAAACCTTTGTTCATCAACCATTTAGACCGACTCTTGACTAATTTTAAATGCAACCATTTCATTGACCCAAAAAGATTTGgattttcattcattttcattaaaaattaacgacagaaataatcaaacaaatattatgtTTTCGTTGAATACTGataagaatatatttattatccCAAAAACTCTCTTTTAACTTGGTGAAAGGAACGAAACATGGCAGAAGTTGAACGTGCATACTTACTTTAAATGTATAGAGAAGAGAAATTGTCGTTTTGGAAAACAATTTGCATGAATACAACATAAAGATTATTGATGGATTTGCATATATGTtatgtaaatgttatatctcGTGCGTTCAGGTGTTCAAAAGAAGGCCATCGGCCTTTTGTCTTTACGTACTGGAAATATTATCagtttttttcttgattttgaaaACAGTTCTTGCAGTCTGCTCTATGAATGAAAACAGTTCCGAGAATCGCCAGCCAGGTGAAAATGCTTTTACGCACCACCTCTTTTTACTTTATTTCAAGGGAAATTTGCTTTATATCATCTCTCCTATAACTTCTAATAtaaaaagtgtgtatatatttttaatatataatttaaatatataaataatatatattattttatttttatttaaaaattatttaattatataataatatattatttatatacttaaattatatatcaaaaatatttacgTATAGTTTTGttaagatataaatatattataaaaattgtctTCAAACAAGTGCTAGCACCCATTTGATAGAGTTACTTATCCATTAATTATGGAAGAGTGATTTACATTTTCCTCTCAAAATTTGACCTTAAAATGCTTTTTACattgaataaaagaaatttaatgatataaaggcaaaatatacatattttttttttggccaaatgactaccTCTCactaaggtttgatgaaatgacaaattcctATTCTctcaaagtttcaaaaaatcaaaatttcatctaTCATTTA
Above is a genomic segment from Mangifera indica cultivar Alphonso chromosome 3, CATAS_Mindica_2.1, whole genome shotgun sequence containing:
- the LOC123210579 gene encoding uncharacterized protein LOC123210579 gives rise to the protein MDLLSPTTATIKINTPLRSPFTHFHTNQPPSSILSLPHPRRPSLQLIHLPPSAPRFRRCLAASPGPPPSDPHPQQDPIQLSGFSRLQDRIQIFLAVLFWMSLFFWASAFDKRNNGRRNRGSRFRR
- the LOC123212590 gene encoding EPIDERMAL PATTERNING FACTOR-like protein 8 — translated: MVMDPSRKNYPLGSKAALLTVAFIFLLLAFLSLKSVSAVSGDGKSFSEMKKRLGSRPPTCVHKCSNCRPCTATLVISHDDKKGRPRSAPKSFHDLEDDESYYLQTWKCKCGNKLFEP